A stretch of DNA from Streptomyces gobiensis:
CGATCTGCGCCGGGTGCACTGGCGCTCCACGGCCCGCTATGGCGAGCTGATGGTGCGTCGCGAGGAGCAGCCGCAGAAGGCCCGCTGCACGGTGCTGCTCGACACCCGTCGGCACGCCTGGGCCGGCTCGGGGCCCGACTCCCCCTTCGAATGGGCGGTCTCGGGAGCGGCGTCAGCGGTGATGCATCTGCTGGAGCGCGGCTACGGGGTGCGGCTGCTGACGGATACGGGGGCGCAGGCCCCCGGCCCCGACGGCGGCGCGCTGGAAGGTGACTCCTCGGATACGGCCGGGCTGCTGCTGGACACGCTCGCCGTGGTTGAGCACTCCGATGAGCCGGGGCTCGCCACGGCGTATGACGCGGTGCGCGGTGGCCATGAGGGGCTACTGGTGGCCTTTCTGGGCTCCCTCGATGAGGAGCAGACGGCGACCGCTGCCCGGATGCCGCAGCGCACCAGTGGCGCGGTCGCCTTCATGGTGCGCGGGCAGCTGCCGCAGGAGACGGAGCGGCAGCGCACACGGATGCTGCGTGAGTCGGGGTGGACGGTGGTGCCTTACGCACCGGGCGATCCGCTGCCGCGGCTGTGGCGGCAGGCGGACCCGGCGGGCACCGGAACAGAGACGGGAGGCGGTCAGTGGTGAGCGGACAGGCACGGCTGGCGATATGCGCGTGGCTGGCCACCCTGGCGGCCGCGAGTGCGCTGCTGCCCCTGGTCACTCCGGCGAGCTGGCTGCTGCAAGCGGCCTTCGTACTGGGCGTGCAGAGCGGGGTGGGCGCCGTGGCGCGGCGGATTCCGCTGGCCGGGGTGCTGACGGTGGCGCTGCAGGCACTGGTGACGCTGCTGCTGCTCACCTTCGTCTTCGCCCGGGAGTCCGCGTTCGCCGGGCTGTTCCCGGGCCCGGAGGCCTTTACGCACTTCGGGACGCTGCTCACCGAGGGCGCCGACGATGTCAGCCGGTTCGCCATCCCGGCGCCGGTCACCGAGGGCATCCGGCTGCTGCTGATCGGCGGGGTGCTGGTGATCGGGCTGCTGGTGGACGCGCTGGCCGTCACGTATCGCAGCGCCGCCCCGGCCGGGCTGCCGCTGCTGGCGCTGTACTCGGTGGCGGCGGGGCTGGCCCAGGGCGGCGCCCGCTGGCTGTGGTTCCTGTGTGCGGCGGTCGGCTATCTGCTGCTGCTCCTCGCCGAGGGCCGGGACCGGCTCTCCCAGTGGGGGCGGGTGTTCGGCGGCGCGGGCACGGGACGGCGTACGGGCGCGTACGGTCCCGCGCTGGGCGGCCCGGCGGTGGCCCCGGTACGTACGGGGCGGCGGATCGGTGCGGCGGCGCTGGGTCTGGCGCTGCTGGTGCCGGCGCTGCTGCCGTCACTCGGGGGCGGGCTGCTGGACCCGGCCGGCCGGGGCGGCCCCGGGAGTGGCGGCGGGGGCACGGTCTCGGCGATAAATCCGCTGGTGGCGCTGCAGGACAGCCTCAACCAGCCGGAGAACCGCACCGTACTCACCTATGAGACGGACGCGGCGAGCAGCCAGGATCTGTATATGCGGATCATCGCGCTGGACCAGTTCGACGGCACCGCGTGGAAACCCTCGGAGCGGCGCATCCAGGATGTGCCACCGCTGCTGCCCCCGGTGCCGGGGCTGTCACCGGGCGTATCGACCCGGAAGGTCACCACCCGGATCGCCGCGGCGGGCTGGTACGAGCAGGACTGGCTGCCCATGCCGTATCCGGCGCAGCAGGTGAAGATCGATGGGCGGTGGCGCTTCGAGCCGGAGAGCCGGGGGCTGGTCGGGGTCCGGGGACAGAACACCAGGGGCGCGCAGTACGTGGTCGAGAGCCTCCAGGTACGGCCGACGGCTGAGCAGCTGGCGGGCGCCCCGAGGCCGCCTCAGCAGCTGCTGGATGAGTACACCGAGGTGCCGGAGTCGCTGCCGGAGACGGTGGAGGAGAGGGCACGGTCGGTCACCGATGGTATGGCCAACGGTTACGAGCAAGCCCTCGCGCTTCAGGAGTGGTTCGCACGGGAGGGCGGCTTCCGCTACGACACCGAGGTGAAGGCGGGCAGCGGCAGTGCGGCCATCACCCGCTTCCTGGAGCAGAAGGAGGGCTTCTGCGTCCACTTTGCGTTCTCGATGGCCGCGATGTCGCGCACCCTGGGCATCCCGGCACGGGTCGCGGTCGGCTTTCAGCCGGGCGCCCCGGCGGGCGACGGCACGGTGCAGGTCGGGCTGCAGGACGCGCACGCCTGGCCGGAGTTGTACTTCGAGGGGGTCGGCTGGACCCGCTTTGAGCCCACCCCCTCCCGGGGCAGCACACCGGGGTACGCACAGCCGGATCTGCCGGAGCCGGATGAGGACGCGGGCGCGCTGCCGGAGCCGACGGAGACGGTACGGCCCAGCGCGCGGCCGACCGCACCGGACGAGTGTCCGGCGGAGCTGCGGAGGACCGGCGAGTGCGGCGAGGACGACCCGGCGGTGGGTGCCGCCCCGCCCGAGGACGGCTTCCCCTGGCAGAAGGCCCTGATCACGGCGCTGGTGGCACTGGTGGTGCTGGTGGTGCCCCTGCTGCCGCTGATGTGGCGCATCCGGGCGCGGGCCCGGCGCCTGGGCCCCGCTGCGGAGCGGCTGGGGCCCGGGGGGCAGATGCTTGCCGCGTGGCGTGAACTCCTTGACTCGGGCTGGGACTACGGCATCGCACCGGCGGAGTCGGCGACCCCGCGGAGGGCGGTGGAGCGGATCGTATCGGCCGGTGAGCTGGGTCCGGCACCGGCCGAGGCGGCGGGGCGGGTGGCTGACGCGGTGGAGCGGGTGCTGTACGCGCCGCGGCCGCTTCCGGCGTCGTCCGGGCTGGCGGAGGATGTGCGGCGGGTGCGGGCGGGGTTGCGGGCCTCTGCGGGGCGTGGGGGGCGGGCGCGGGCGCTGCTGCTGCCGCGTTCAGCCATTCGGGTGATGTGGGCGGTCGCGGGGTGCTGGGGGGTGGCCGGGCAGCGGCTGCGGGGGGCGGCGCTACGGGTCGCCTCCCGGCAGCGGGCCTGACCCATATGCGGCTCCGCCGCGTGGCGGGGCTTCGCCCGGCTGCGGGGTGCCGTGGGTGGGTGTTCCCCGTATCCCGCCCCTTCCCGTAACCGGGGCTTGCGCCCCGGGGCCCCGGGGTGGGCGGGTGCGGCCCGGTGGCCGGTGTTGTGCCCACCCACAGCCCCTCGCGGGGCTGCGAGTGCCCACAACACCTCGGGGGTCTGGGGGCGGCAGCCCCCGGTTTCGGGGAAGGGGCCGGGCTAGGGGAAACCCCCACCGGGAGGGTCTGGACGTGCGGAAGGGGCTTCCCGGGTGGGCCGGGGAGCCCCTTCTGACTGTGTCTGTGGTTGAGCTGGTTGCTATTGCTGTTCATCCCGGCGGCGCTGCCAGCGCTGCTCAATACGGTGCAGCAGCGACCGGCGCTGCTTTGGCTGACGGCGGCCGGACGGCGCGTCACCGCCCGTGGCCTGACCTTCGCCCTCAGTCTGCGCACCTGCCTTGGGGCCCTTGCGCCAACCGGTCACGGCTAGGACAGCGCACCCGAGCATCACCAGGAAACCGACCACGCTGACCCAGATAATCTGCGCGACCATTCCGGCCATCAGGAGCGCAATACCCACCAGAAAGCCCGCGACCGCTTGGTAGACCCGCTTGCGGGTGTACGTGCGCAGCTCGCTTCCCTCGAGCGCTGTCGCGAACTTGGGATCTTCGGCGTACAGCGCTCGCTCCATCTGCTCGAGCATCCGCTGCTCGTGCTCAGAGAGCGGCACGGAGTCCTCCTACTCATCGGTCGCGGGGGCGACCGGTTGCGACCCTTTAAGGATAGGCAGGGAATCGCCCCCGTGAAACCCGCCCCTGTACGCCAATTCCTCCCACCGGTTCAGGTAAGGCGGATCACTGCAGTGGCCAGTTCATTCCCCTGCCACCGTCCCGTCATGCCCGACGGTGCCCTTCGATCATACGGCGCGTAGCCGCTGATCGGGGCCCTGTGGTCTAGCGCACCTCGGCCAGGACGTGCAACTGGGTCGCGACGGCGTGGAAAGCCGGCAGTTCTGCGGCGGCCGTCTCCAGCTGCGCCAAGGCCTCCAGTGCGCCAGGCTCGGTATCTACGAGTGCTCCGGGCACCAGGTCCGTAAACACCCGGACGCCGTGCACCGCGCCCACCTCAAGACCGGTATCCGCCACCAGGGCGGTGAGCTGGTCGGGCGTAAAGCGCCGGGGCACCGGGTCCCCGCTCCCCCAGCGGCCCTCGGGGTTGGTCAGCGCCTGGTGTGCCTCCGTGAAGTGCCCGGCCAACGCGCGGGCCAGCACGGCGCCGCCCAGACCCGCGGCGAGCACACTGAGCGTGCCACCCTCGGGGCGCAGCGCGGCCGTGGCGTTCCGCAGCCCCTCGGCCGGGTCGTCGACATATTCCAGCACCCCATGGAACAGCACCACGTCATAGCCGCCCCGCTCGGCGACATCGAACAGTCCGTGTGCGTCCCCCTGCACTCCGCGCACCCGGTCGGCGACCCCTTCTTCCGCGGTGCGGCGCTCCAGGGCGAACAGCGCGTTGGGACTGGGGTCGACCACGGTCACCCGATGACCGAGGCTGGCCACGGGGACCGCGAAGTGTCCGGAGCCGCCGCCGGTGTCCAGGACATCAAGCGACTCCCGGCCCGCGGCCTTGGCCCGGCGGTGCAGAGCTTCCCGCAGCACCTCCCAGACCACGGCGGTACGAAGGGATGCACGGGGGCGGGACATGATGGTGCTCCTCGGCGGCTCAGGTGCTGGCAGGGCCCACCTTATTGCCTCACCGCCGCCGGTGGTTCCGCCTCCACGCGCGCACGGGGAAAAGCGGGCTGTGGGACGAGCATCCGCTCCACGATGCGCAGGAAGTATCCCGCGTCCCGTATGAGGTCATCCGCGTCGCGCGCGGTCGCGGCGCCCTGGATACCCGCCTCGGCGCGGGCCCGTCGGGTGGCGCCGGCGGCGAAGAGGGCACTCCACTCGGCCAGTTCCGGTGCGACCTCGGGAAGGACCTCCCAGACACTGCGGATACGGCGGCGGGCGCGCTCGCTGGTCTCCGGGCGGCCGCGCACGGCGAGCACGGCGGCCGCGGTGCGCAGCGCGGCCAAGTGGGCGGTGGCATAGCGCTCATTGGGCTGCTCCAGGGCCGCCGCCTCGTCAAGGCCGTGCTGCGCCTGGGAGAGCAGATCGAGAGCGGCCGACGGCGCGGTGGCGCGGCGCAGCACCGGGTGGACATCGCTCGGGGGCCCGTTCAGCTTCATCGGCTGGTGCCTCCTTCGCTTTCTTCACTCATTCGCTCCTGTGTGCGCTTCAGGGACATCGTCACCCACGCCACTGACAATCGGCGCTGACCTGCTGGTACTCTTCTGTACTGACCAGTCAGTTCAAAAAGGGAGGGGCCTATGTCAGGGGCGGGGATCACCGCCGAGGGTCTGGGCGTAAAGGGCCCGCGCGGCCCGGTGTTCGAGGGCATCGACCTCGACGCGCCGCCCGGTTCGCTGATCGCCATTGAGGGACCGTCCGGCTCCGGCCGGACCTGTCTGCTCCTCGGGCTGACCGGCCGGATGCGCATCACCGCCGGACACGCCCAGGTCGGCGGCCACCGGCTGCCGAAGAAGATGGCCGCTGTACGGCGCATCGCCGCACTGGGCCCGGTGCCCGGCATCACCGATCCGGAGCCGTCCCTGACCGTCGCCGAACAGCTACGGGAAAGGGCACTGCTGCGGCGCTACTTCGACGGCTGGCGACGCGAGCGCGCCGAGCAGCGGCGGGCCCGGATCGAGACGGCGCTGCGGACCGCCGGGCTGGAACTGGAGTCGCTGCCCAAGGGCCCGCGCACGGCCATCCGGGATCTGGAACGGCTGGAGACGCTACGGCTCGGCGTGGCCATGGCGCTGCTGGACCAGCCACGGCTGCTGGCCGTGGACGACACCGATCTCAAGCTGTCGGACACCGAACGCACTCAGGCCTGGGAACTGCTGCGCGCCATCGCCGAGCGCGGCACGACCGTCCTCGCGGTGTGCAGCCAGGCCCCCGAGGACGCGCTGACGGTCCGTACGGACGGTACCGACGCAGACGCAGACGCAGGCGCAGGCGCAGGCGCAGAGGCCGGGCAGAAGAACGACGACGCGAAGGGGGAGGCGGAAGATGCGCTCGCCGAGGCTGGCCGCGCTTGAGCTGAAGCGCTTTGGCAGGGGAAAGCTGCCGCGTGCGGCGATGGCCGCGATGCTGCTGCTCCCGCTGCTCTACGGAGCGCTGTACCTGTGGTCCTTCTGGGATCCGTACAACCGGCTCGACCGGATACCCGTCGCACTCGTCAACGAGGACCAAGGCGCCACCATCGAAGGCGATGACGGCAAGAAGGAGAAGATCACCGCGGGCGACGACATCATCAAGGGCCTGCGCGACAGCAACACCTTCGAGTGGCACGAGACCAGCGCCGCCGACGCCAAGAAGGGTCTGGAGGACGGCAGCTACTACCTCACGATGACCGTGCCGGAGGACTTCAGCCAGAAGGTCACCTCCAGCTCCGGTGACCATCCGGAGACCGGCGCCCTCAGGGTCCAGACGAACGACGCCAACAACTACATCGTCGGGCAGATCTCCCGCACCGTCTTCTCCGAGGTCCGCGCCTCCGCCACCAGCAAGACCTCCAGCGGCTTCTACGACAAGATCTTCGTCTCCTTCTCCTCCATCCATGAGTCGACCAAGAAGGCGGCCAAGGGCGCCGATGACCTCAAGGACGGCATCGGCAAGGCGAAGAAGGGCGCGGGTGAGCTGGCCGACGGCACCTCCGACGCCAAGCAGGGCAGCCAGGACCTCAAGGACGGGTTGACCAGGCTCAACCAAGGCGCCCGGGATCTGGAGCGGGGCGCCGGGCAGGTCGCCGCCGGCACCCAGAAGCTGGCCGACAAGGTAAACAGCGTCGCCAAGGCGACGGCCCCTCTCGCCAAGGGTGACGGCGAGGACATCGCCACCGTGGCCAGGAATGTGGCCGATTCCGCCAAGACCGCCCAGGATCACGTCAAGACACTGCCGCAGGACGCCGGCAAGGCCGCCAAGCTCTCCCGGGGAACCGCCGACGGGGTGGCCAGGCTCTACACCCTGCTGTGCGAGAACGACGCCCCCGAGTCACCTGTTGACTGCCAGGATCTGCGGAAGCACGCCGACTACAGCCGTACGGCAGCGGACACGGCCGAGGCGGTCAACGACAAGATCCAGGACTATGACGGCCTCGGCACCCTGGACAAGGATCTCGGCAAGCTGCGCGCCATGGCGCTCGACCTGCAGAAGAAGGCGCCCAACCTGGGCCAGGACCTCGACAACGCGGTCAAGCAGGTCAACGCGCTCAACAAGGGCGCCAGGCAGGTGCACTCCGGTGCCGGCAAGCTGCACACCGGGCTCAGCTCCGCCCAGGGCGGCGCGGGCGATCTCAACAGCGGGCTCGCCGAGCTCAGCTCCGGAGCGCGGTCACTGAACGGCGGGCTGTTCAAGCTCGCGGACGGCTCCGGCGCCCTTTCCAGGGGGCTGCACGATGGCGCCGAGCAGATCCCCGACTACGACAAGAAGGAGCGCGAGGACCGCAGTTCGGTGATGGCCGACCCGGTGCAGCTCGCCTCCGGCAAGGTCCACACGGCGCCCAACTACGGCACCGGCTTCGCACCGTACTTCATCCCGCTCTCCCTGTGGGTGGGCGCGATGGTCGCGTACATGCTGCTTCAGCCGCTCAACCGGCGTGCCCTGGCCGCCGGGGCCCCGGTCTGGCGGACCGCGCTCGCGGGCTGGCTGCCGGTCGCCGCGATCGGTGCGCTCCAGGTGGGTGCGCTGCTGGCCGTGCTGCGCTGGGCCCCGGGGCTGGGTCTGGAGCTGCACCGGGCCGCCGGGACGATCGGTTTTCTGCTGCTGGTCACCGCCTGCTTTGCCGCGATCATCCAGTGGCTGAACGCCCAGTTCGGTCCGGCCGGACGGATTTTGGTACTGGCGGTGCTGATGCTTCAGCTCACCTCCGCCGGAGGCACCTACCCGGTGCAGACCAGCCCGGACTTCTTCAACGCCATCCACCCGTTCCTGCCGATGAGCTACGTCGTTGAGGGGCTGCGCCATCTGATCACCGGCGGTGAGCTGTGGCCGGTGTGGCGAGCGTGCGTGGTACTGCTGGCCTTCACCGCGGGCGCCCTCGCGCTGACGGCGTGGACCGCACGCCGGAGCGCGGTGTGGACGATGAAGCGACTGCACCCGGAGCTGACCCTGTGAGGAGAGAATCAGCCTCATGAAAAGCAGCACAAGCACCCGCCGGAGCGCGACTCGGCAGAAGCTCTACGAGGCGGCGGTCACGCTCATCGCCGAACAGGGCTTCTCCGCCACCACGGTGGATGAGATCGCCGAGCGCGCCGGAGTCGCGAAGGGCACGGTCTACTACAACTTCGCGAGCAAGACCGAGCTCTTCGAGGAGCTGCTGCGGCACGGTGTGGAGCTGCTCACCGCCGAGCTACGGCGGGCCGCCGAGGAGACCGCGGAGCGGGGCGGTAACCGGGTCGACGCGCTGGACGCGATGATCCGGGCCGGGCTGGTCTTCATCGACCGCTATCCGGCCTTCACCCAGCTCTATGTCGCCGAGCTGTGGCGTACCAACCGGGCCTGGCAGTCCACGCTGATGATGGTGCGCGGTCAGGCGGTCGCGGTGGTGGAGGACGCGCTGCGGCTGGGTGTCGAAGAAGGGGAGCTGAGCGCCGAAATCGATATCAAGCTGACCGCGGCCGCGCTCGTCGGCATGGTCCTGGTGGCGGCGCTGGACTGGCAGGCGTTCCAGCCGGAGCGCTCGCTGGACGAAGTGCACGCGGCGCTGTCGCTGCTGCTGCAGGGCCGGGTGGGTGGCTGCGTGCGGCCTCAGTGATCACTGAGGCCGCACGCCCCCCGTGCCCCCGTACCCCCGTACGGTCTCCCCCTCCGGTACGGCCGCCGCGCCGTTCCGCCGCCCCGTGCCGGCGGTGCGGCGCCGCGTCCTCCCGGCACCCATTACTCTGCCGTCTACGCAGGTCGCGGCCCATCCGCGCGGATACTCAACCCCCGCTCTAGGTACGGGTACTCAGCCCTGCGCACCCGGGCCTACCCGTTACGATCACCGGCGTGTCCATACTTCCCCTGGTCTTCACCAGCGGCTGGGCGAGCGGGATCAACGCCTATGCCGTGGTCCTGCTGCTCGGGATCTTCGGCGCCACCGGCGTCTCCGACGAGGTGCCCGAAGCGCTGCAACGTGTGGATGTGCTGATCGCCGCCGCGGTGCTCTTCCTCATCGAAGCGGTCGCCGACAAGGTGCCGTTCGTGGACTCCGTATGGGACTCGGTCCACACCGTGATCCGCCCGGTCTCCGGCGGCGTTGTCGCGGCTCTGCTCGCCGGGCAGGACGGCTCGCTGTCCCAGCTTGTGGCGGGCGCGGTCGGCGGCTCCACGGCGCTGGTCAGCCATCTGGTCAAGGCGGGGACACGGATGGCCGTCAATACCTCGCCGGAACCCGCGAGCAATATCGTGCTGAGCCTCGCTGAGGATCTGACCGTCGCCGGGATCATCACCTTCGCCGTCTTCCAGCCGGTGGCCGCGGCGGTTGTCGCGGGCACGCTGCTGTTGCTCGGCGGCGTCCTGACGGGCTTCCTGATCGGCCGGATTCGGCGCTTTCTCCGGCGCCGCCGGGAACGCCGAGCGCCGAAGCACCCGGCCCCCCACCCCTGACTGGCGGCTCCACGGCTCGGCGCGCCTCGCGCCCGGCTGCGGGGTGCCGGGGTGGGTTTCCCCGTATCCCGCCCCCTCCCGGCTGCACCGCGGCTCCGCCCGCGCGGCGGGGCTTCGCCCCGGGGCGGGGGCGCCGGGGTGGGGTGTCCCCGTATCCCGCCCCTTCCCGGCTGCACCGATATGCGGCTCCGCCGCGTGGGGCGGGGCTCCGCCCGGCTGCGGGGGTGCCGTGGGTGGGGTTCCCCAATTCCCGCCCCTTCCCGGCTGTGCCGATATGCGGCTCCGCCGCGTGGCGGGGCTCCGCCCGGCTCTGGGGGTGCCGTGGGTGGGGTTCCCCAATTCCCGCCCCTTCCCGGCTGTGCCGATATGCGGCTCCGCCGCGTGGCGGGGCTTCGCCCCGGGGCCCGGGGTTGGTCCGGTGCGGGACGGTGGCCGGGTGTTGTGCCCACCCACAGCCCCTCGCGGGGCTGCGAGTGCCCACAACACGGGTGGGGGTCTGGGGGCGGCAGCCCACAGTTTCGGGAAGGGGTGGGTCAGGGGACTTCCCCGCCGACGACGGACGGACCGTCGCGGCGGGCGCGTCTAAGCTTGTGAGGCCCCCGGGGCCGGGCAATGCCAGGTCGCCGTCGAGAATGGTGGCATGGGACGGATTGTGGTGATCGGCGCGGGCATGGGCGCCATGGCAGCCGCCGCGCGGCTGGCCACCGTGGGACACCGGGTGACGGTGTACGAACGCGGTGAGACATATGGCGGCGGTGTACGGCGCTATGAACGGGACGGCTTCTGCTTCGACACCGGGCCGGGGCTGCTGCAACTGCCCGCCGTATGGCGGGACCTGTTCATCAAGACCGGCCGTGAGCCGCTTGAGGACGTCGTGGAGCTCCGCCAGACCGATCCGGCGGCCCGGCATCTCTTCGCCGACGGCACGGAGGTCACCCTGCCCGCCGCCTCCCGGGCGGGGGTGATCGACGCGCTCGATACGGCCCTGGGCGCCGGTTCCGGCGAGCGCTGGGCCGCCCTGGTGGGACGGGCCCGTACCGCCTGGGACGCGACCCGGCGACCGCTCCTGGAGGAACCGCTGACCGATGCCACGGACCGTACGGGTCGTCAGTGGGCCAGCCGCGATCCCTATCCCGCGCTGCGCAAGCGCGGGATGCTGCGCCGCCGTACGCCCACCCTCAGCGAGGTCGGCCGCGACGAACTGCGTGATCCGCGGTTGGTCGCACTGCTGGAGAGCTACGCCACGGCCTATGGCCTCGACCCACAGCGGGTTCCCGCGAGCGCGACCGTGCTGGCGTATCTGGAGCAGACCTTCGGCAGCTGGTACGTGACCGGTGGCATGCGGGCGTTGGCCGACGCGGTGCGTCAACGGTGCGTGGCACGCGGCGTGGAGTTCGTCTTCGGCGCCGAGGTGGTCCGCTCCCTCGCCAAGGATGGCCGCACGGCCGGGGTCGAGCTGGCCGACGGTACCGTCGTCGACGCGGACGTGGTGATCGACGGTGGCTGCCCGTACCCGGAGTCCGCCCCGGGCCAGGCCCGGCTCACCGTGCTGCTGGCCCTGCGCGGCGCCCGCCCGGAGGGCACCGCGCACCGCACCGTGGTGCACGGCAGCGAGCGCACGCTGACCGTACTGCGGCCGGAGGACGCGGTGCTGGTGCCGGATGCCGGGCACGAGGCGGTCACCCTGACGGTCCCGGTGGAGCCGTTCAGCCCGGTGGGCGAGGAGGATGTGCGGCGGCTGATCACCGACGCGGAGGCCGCGGTCCCGGGGCTGCGGGACCGGCTGCGATGGCATGCGGTGCGTACCCCCGCCGACAACGCCCGGGAGACCGGGGCACCCGGTGGCGCGGTGCCCGCCCCGGCGCTGGCGGGGGCGGACGGCGCGTATCTGCGGGCGGCCAACCAGGGCGGCCTCAAGGGGCTTTACGCGGTCGGCGGCTGGGCCCATCCCGGCGGCGGGCTCGCGCACGCCGGGATGTCGGGGGCGATGGCCGCCGGGCTGATCGTCGAGGGAGCCGGCTGGCGCGGCTCCCGGTAGGGGCGTAGCGGATCAGTAGCGCTGCTGTTGCGGGTCGTAGTAATAGGTGGCGTCGTACCCGTACCCGTACCCGTTCCCGTCCTGGTGCGGGTACGGCTGCTCCGCGGGCACTTCGGCCTCGCGCTGCTGTGGGACCCAGACACCGCCGGGCGGGGTCTCGGGGTAGTAGGACTGCTGGGGCTGCTGGGACTGCTGAGTTGGATACTGCCCGTTGTCGTAGCCAGGGGCATAAGCCTGGCCGTCGTACGCCCCGGTGGCGTAGGGATCCTGCTGGAAGGGCTGCTCGGCGTAGTTGCCGTGGGCGTCGTAGCCGATGTACGGGTCGGAGTACGCGGCGTAGGCGGCGGTCTGTTCGGCGCCGTAGCCGTAGGTTCCGGCTTCGGCGTACTGATCGCCAGCGTTCGTGTAGAACTGGCCGGTGTCTATGCCCTGCTGGTCGTAGCCGACCGTGGCGTACTGGTCCTGCTGGCCGTACTGGTCGTACTGGTCGTACTGGCCGGGCTGGTCGTACTGGCCGGGCTGGTCCTGCTGGCCGGGCTGGTCGTACCCCTGGTCGTACCCTTGCGGTTCCTCGCCCCGCTCATACACCCCGTACTGGCCGGTGTCGTCGGGCATCGGCTCCATCTGGTAGGCCGCCGTCTGCTCCATTTCGGAGACTTCCAGGGCCGGTTCGGCGTCGGCCGGCTCCATCGGTGCCGCCTCCGGCCCGCCACGACGACGGCGGCTGGAGCCCGGTTTACCGCCGAGCGCCCAGCCGGTGGAGAAGCCCTGGCGGAAGGAGAGGGTGACAAAGGTCTGGCCGACCGCGAAGGCCGCGGTACCGACGCCGATCACCAGGATGGAGGGCATCAGCACACCCAGCACGACGCCGAGGAAACCGAAGAAGGCCAGCAGCCTCCAGCGCAGCCGGGCCTTGTACTGCAGCAGCACCTCACCGAGCAACCACAGTGCGACGACTCCGAACGCGATGTAGAGGACCGTCCAGCCCATGTACGCCCCTCTCACAGAAGCTAGGACCGTTGGTGCAGCCCCAGATTCTCGTAGATTTCCAGCGTCGCCGTGGAGTGGTTGAGGGTAATGAAGTGAAGACCGGGAATGTCTTCAGCCATCAGCCTCGAACAGAGCTCCGTGGCGTACTCGATCCCGATCGAGCGTACCGCCGCCGGATCATCCTTGACCGAGAGGATCCTCTCAGCCAACTCCGGTGGGAATGTAGCATTACTCAACTGTGCAAAACGCTCGATCTGCCGCACGTTCGTCACCGGCATGATCTCGGGAATGATCGGAGTATCGCAACTTGCCGCGGCGACCCGGTCCCTGAGCCGCAGATAGTCATCGGCGTAAAAGAACATCTGTGTGATGGCGTAATCCGCCCCAGCCCGGCATTTATTGACAAAGTGCCGCACGTCGGTGTCCCAGTCGGTTGACCGGGGATGCATCTCCGGATAGGCCGCGACGCCGACGCAGAAGTCACCCGACTCCTTGATCAGCTCGACCAGTTCAGCGGCATAGGTGACACCCTGCGGATGCGGCACCCACTCACCCAGCGGGTCGCCCGGCGGGTCACCGCGCAGCGCGAGCATATTGCGGATCCCGGCGCCCGCGTACTGCCCGATGATGTTGCGCAGCTCGGCCACCGAGTGGTTGACGGCGGTCAGATGGCCGACCGGGGTCAGCGTCGTATCGGTGGCGATCCGCTCCGTGGCCCGCACCGTGCCCTCCCGGGAGGAGCCGCCCGCGCCGTAGGTCACCGAGACGAAGGTCGGGCCGACGGCCTCGATCCGGCGGATCGCGTTCCACAGCGTCCGCTCGCCCTTCGCCGTCTTCGGCGCCATGAACTCGAAAGAGTACGAGCGCTCGCCTGAGGCAAGCAGCTCACGGATGGTGAGTGCGCTGTCTGTCCTGGTGGAAGAGATACCGAGGGCCATACCAGGCAGGCTAACCGGCAGCAGCTGTCACGCCAGAGCGCCGTCCACGTCCTGGACAGCCCCCAGCCGCAAAATGGCTGCTCAGCGCTTGTGCAGCCGCCTACT
This window harbors:
- a CDS encoding transglutaminaseTgpA domain-containing protein; protein product: MSGQARLAICAWLATLAAASALLPLVTPASWLLQAAFVLGVQSGVGAVARRIPLAGVLTVALQALVTLLLLTFVFARESAFAGLFPGPEAFTHFGTLLTEGADDVSRFAIPAPVTEGIRLLLIGGVLVIGLLVDALAVTYRSAAPAGLPLLALYSVAAGLAQGGARWLWFLCAAVGYLLLLLAEGRDRLSQWGRVFGGAGTGRRTGAYGPALGGPAVAPVRTGRRIGAAALGLALLVPALLPSLGGGLLDPAGRGGPGSGGGGTVSAINPLVALQDSLNQPENRTVLTYETDAASSQDLYMRIIALDQFDGTAWKPSERRIQDVPPLLPPVPGLSPGVSTRKVTTRIAAAGWYEQDWLPMPYPAQQVKIDGRWRFEPESRGLVGVRGQNTRGAQYVVESLQVRPTAEQLAGAPRPPQQLLDEYTEVPESLPETVEERARSVTDGMANGYEQALALQEWFAREGGFRYDTEVKAGSGSAAITRFLEQKEGFCVHFAFSMAAMSRTLGIPARVAVGFQPGAPAGDGTVQVGLQDAHAWPELYFEGVGWTRFEPTPSRGSTPGYAQPDLPEPDEDAGALPEPTETVRPSARPTAPDECPAELRRTGECGEDDPAVGAAPPEDGFPWQKALITALVALVVLVVPLLPLMWRIRARARRLGPAAERLGPGGQMLAAWRELLDSGWDYGIAPAESATPRRAVERIVSAGELGPAPAEAAGRVADAVERVLYAPRPLPASSGLAEDVRRVRAGLRASAGRGGRARALLLPRSAIRVMWAVAGCWGVAGQRLRGAALRVASRQRA
- a CDS encoding DUF3040 domain-containing protein, translating into MPLSEHEQRMLEQMERALYAEDPKFATALEGSELRTYTRKRVYQAVAGFLVGIALLMAGMVAQIIWVSVVGFLVMLGCAVLAVTGWRKGPKAGAQTEGEGQATGGDAPSGRRQPKQRRSLLHRIEQRWQRRRDEQQ
- a CDS encoding methyltransferase translates to MSRPRASLRTAVVWEVLREALHRRAKAAGRESLDVLDTGGGSGHFAVPVASLGHRVTVVDPSPNALFALERRTAEEGVADRVRGVQGDAHGLFDVAERGGYDVVLFHGVLEYVDDPAEGLRNATAALRPEGGTLSVLAAGLGGAVLARALAGHFTEAHQALTNPEGRWGSGDPVPRRFTPDQLTALVADTGLEVGAVHGVRVFTDLVPGALVDTEPGALEALAQLETAAAELPAFHAVATQLHVLAEVR
- a CDS encoding ATP-binding cassette domain-containing protein codes for the protein MSGAGITAEGLGVKGPRGPVFEGIDLDAPPGSLIAIEGPSGSGRTCLLLGLTGRMRITAGHAQVGGHRLPKKMAAVRRIAALGPVPGITDPEPSLTVAEQLRERALLRRYFDGWRRERAEQRRARIETALRTAGLELESLPKGPRTAIRDLERLETLRLGVAMALLDQPRLLAVDDTDLKLSDTERTQAWELLRAIAERGTTVLAVCSQAPEDALTVRTDGTDADADAGAGAGAEAGQKNDDAKGEAEDALAEAGRA
- a CDS encoding SAV_6107 family HEPN domain-containing protein, producing the protein MKLNGPPSDVHPVLRRATAPSAALDLLSQAQHGLDEAAALEQPNERYATAHLAALRTAAAVLAVRGRPETSERARRRIRSVWEVLPEVAPELAEWSALFAAGATRRARAEAGIQGAATARDADDLIRDAGYFLRIVERMLVPQPAFPRARVEAEPPAAVRQ